The DNA sequence GGCGGCGACCGCAAAGATGTCTTCTACTACCAGAGCGACGACACGCGATACATCCCCCGAGCCATCTTGATTGATCTGGAACCGAGGGTACGTGCGATGAAACGAGATTCGACGGACGACATCATATGCTAAGACGCTTGGGCAGGTCCTCAACGGAATCCAGACGGGGCCTTACAGGAACATCTACAACCCCGAGAACTTTTACGTGGGAAAGGATGGCATGGGTGCGGCCAACAACTGGGGTGACGGTTACCAGAGCGGCGAGGCGGTGTATGAAGACATTATGGAGATGATTGACCGGGAAGCTGATGGCAGTGACTCCCTCGAGGTGAGCGCTATCGAGTTGCCGTGGATAGACCACTTGCTGACTCTTGCAGGGCTTCATGATGCTTCACTCCATTGCTGGTGGTACTGGCTCCGGTCTCGGCTCGTTCCTCCTTGAGAAACTCAACGACCGCTTTCCCAAGAAGATTATCCAGACCTACTCGGTCTTTCCTGACACGACCAACGCCggcgatgtcgtcgtccATCCCTACAACAGTGTTCTCTCCATGAGACGGTTGACGCAGCACGCCGACTCGGTTGTCGTGCTTGACAATGGTGCGCTGTCGCACATTGCCGCTGACAGGCTGCATGTTCAAGAGCCATCTTTCCAGCAGACGAACCAGCTAGTAAGACCAGCCCAGACCACATGAACCATGGGATAAGGGGTACTAACTGTCCCACAGGTTGCCACTGTCATGTCGGCCAGCACAACGACTCTACGATACCCCGGCTACATGCACAACGATCTCGTCAGCATCCTCGCCTCTCTCATCCCAACTCCCAGATGTCACTTCCTCATGACAGCATACACGCCCTTCACCGGCGACCAGGTCGAGCAAGCCAAGACGGTGCGCAAGACGACGGTGCTGGACGTGATGCGACGCCTGCTCCAGCCCAAGAACCGCATGGTGTCAACAGTTCCCGGAAAGAAGAGCTGCTACATCTCGATCCTGAACGTGATCCAAGGCGAGGTTGACCCTACTGATGTCCACAAGAGTCTGCTACGTATCCGGGAGCGACGTCTCGCTACATTCATCCCTTGGGGTCCTGCAAGTATCCAAGTGGCTCTGACGAAGCGGAGTCCTTATATCCCCATGAGCCATCGTGTGAGCGGCCTGATGCTGGCCAACCACACAAGTATTGCAACTGTAAGTTTGAGTTTTGCTACGTGATGTTACACCGTTCTAACAACACAATTAGCTCTTCAAGAGGATTCTGAGACAGTACGATGGTATGCGGAAGCGCAACGCCTTCATGGAAGGGTACAAGAAGACAGCCCCCTTTGCCGAGAATCTCAACGAGTTTGACGAGGCACGACAAGTAGTTGCAGACCTGATTGGAGAGTACGAAGCCGCCGAAGATGCCGACTACCTCAACCCAGATGCAGGAGAAAAGGCTACGTCGGCCGAGACGGATCGACGAGTAGGCTAGGGGGTTAAAAGACTGAAAGGCATAGGTTGAGGAAGTGGGGATAAGTAGAGCCGCGCAACAAACGTCAAAGCGGGTTCGATGTTGATATTGTCGGACATTTTCCTTGCGAGCACGGGGCGTTTTGGGCGACGgattggcattggcattggcattggctTTTGAGACATGATAGAGGAAACGAATCCTTGCTGTAGCTACTGCACTGCTCCCCCTGGTTTGGACTAGGACTGTGGGTATATTCATCATAGTACCTTGTCTCCAACCTCGTTTTCTTGGTCGTGTCTGCTTTGACTCCTGCCATGTGTCGATCCTGGACTTGCGTGGCCCAGAAGCCGTCAGAATCTTCCATCTCTCGTTAGAGGAGGTAATGATGTTGTAACGGTGGAGAAGGGCCGGAGCTTTAGGGGCGAGTTGAGGTTCCGGTGA is a window from the Fusarium keratoplasticum isolate Fu6.1 chromosome 5, whole genome shotgun sequence genome containing:
- a CDS encoding Tubulin gamma chain; the protein is MPREIITIQAGQCGNSIGSQFWQQLCQEHGISQDGNLEDFATEGGDRKDVFYYQSDDTRYIPRAILIDLEPRVLNGIQTGPYRNIYNPENFYVGKDGMGAANNWGDGYQSGEAVYEDIMEMIDREADGSDSLEGFMMLHSIAGGTGSGLGSFLLEKLNDRFPKKIIQTYSVFPDTTNAGDVVVHPYNSVLSMRRLTQHADSVVVLDNGALSHIAADRLHVQEPSFQQTNQLVATVMSASTTTLRYPGYMHNDLVSILASLIPTPRCHFLMTAYTPFTGDQVEQAKTVRKTTVLDVMRRLLQPKNRMVSTVPGKKSCYISILNVIQGEVDPTDVHKSLLRIRERRLATFIPWGPASIQVALTKRSPYIPMSHRVSGLMLANHTSIATLFKRILRQYDGMRKRNAFMEGYKKTAPFAENLNEFDEARQVVADLIGEYEAAEDADYLNPDAGEKATSAETDRRVG